DNA sequence from the Cupriavidus oxalaticus genome:
GCTCGCGCGCGGCCAGCGCTTCTGCCGCGATTTCTTCATAGGTCACGGCAACGCCGGACTCCAGGCTGTGCAGGTCCGCAACCTTCAGCGCCTTGCTGGAGAGATCGATGCCGCGCACGGTCGCACCAAGGCGCGCCATGCTCTCGGACAGGATGCCGCCGCCGCAACCCACGTCCACTACGCGCTTGCCGGCCAGGCCGGCGAGCCCGTCGATCCAGCCCAGGCGCAGCGGATTGAGTTCGTGCAGTGGCTTGAACTCGCTCTCGGGATCCCACCAGCGGTGGGCCAGTTCGCTGAACTTGTCGATTTCCTTGGGGTCGGCGTTCCGGCGCAGCGGATCGGGATGGGCGGACAGGGTCTGGGAGGGCAACGTCATCGTATGCGGGCCGGCGGCAACTGCCCACGCCGGCGGAGGAGGTGTGTGGGCAACTGTATCAAAAAAAAAGCCCAGCTTGCCGCTGGGCTTTCTTGATCGGAAAGGATCCGATTAACGTGCGCTGCGGGTGCCGACCACTTCGACTTCCACGCGGCGGTTCGGCTGCTGGCAGGCGATCTGAGCGGTGCGGTTGCCCTTGCACGACTTCGGATCGACCTTCAGCTGGCGCTTGCCCTTGCCTTCGGTGTAGACGCGGTTGGCTTCAACGCCCTTGCTCACCAGGTATGCCTTGACCGATTCAGCGCGGCGGATCGACAGGCGATCGTTGTACTTGTCCGAGCCGAACGAGTCGGTGTGGCCAACGGCGATGATGACTTCCAGGGTGATGCCTTGCAGCTTCGAGACCAGGTCGTCCAGCTTGGCCTTGCCTTCCGGCTTCAGCACAGCCTTGTCGAAGTCGAACAGGGTGTCAGCAGCGAAAGTGACCTTCTCGCTCGACACGACCGGCGGAGCCACCGGAGCCGGTGCCGGTGCCGGTGCTGCGGGAGCCAGGGCGCCGTCGCACAGGGCGTTGGCGGTGGCCGGAGTCCAGGAGCTGTCGCGCCAGCAGAGCTCGTTCGTGCCATTCTTCCACACGTACTCGCTCGTACCGTTGCCCCAGTTATCGTTCACGGCCTTCTTTTCGTAGGGGACGGACTGGGCTTGAGCGGATGCAGCCATTACTGCGGTAGCTGCAACGAGCGCGAGCTTGGCAAATTTTTTCATATTTCTCCTCTCAGGATGAGATCACCGCAGGGTTACTGCGAGCAAATGGACGAAAACAAGTCATACATTCTTCGGAGTATAACATTCTCGATGTGGCGGATGCTCCACTTCGAACAATGTCTGGCTCTTCGCTGGGGAATTGTGCCACAAGGGTCGTTTCCTAAGAAGTAAATATATTCGATTCGCCCCATGGGTTTTGGGCCTGTGGTGTTTGTGCAACATGGGTCTTGTGCCGCCCGCAAAGCCTTGTGGCATCAGGGTTTCCGGGATTTGGGGGAGGCCGCCGGCGGGCTCCGGCGGGGCGGTTCCGGCGCGGTAAGCCGGGGGTGCCGGCATGTTAGAATGGCACGTTGCCCAGCCGTCAGGCGCCTGCCGGCGCCACGTGCAAAAGGGCCTGTCATTCGCTTAAACCTGCCGCATAAACCACGCCGCAATGGATCCATTCGCAAAAGAAACCCTTCCGGTCTCCCTCGAAGAGGAAATGCGCCGCTCTTATCTCGACTACGCCATGAGCGTAATCGTGGGGCGGGCGCTTCCCGATGTGCGGGACGGCCTGAAACCGGTGCACCGGCGCGTGCTGTATGCGATGCACGAGCTCAACAACGACTGGAACCGTCCGTACAAGAAGTCGGCCCGTATCGTCGGGGATGTGATCGGTAAGTACCATCCTCACGGCGATACTGCTGTATACGACACCATTGTCCGCATGGCGCAGGACTTCTCCCTGCGTTACATGCTGGTGGACGGGCAGGGCAATTTCGGCTCGGTCGATGGCGATAACGCCGCGGCCATGCGTTATACCGAAATCCGCCTGTCGAAAATCGCCCACGAGATGCTGCACGATATCGACAAGGAAACCGTCGATTTTGACAGCAACTATGACGGCTCTGAAAAAGAGCCTTCCATTCTCCCGGCCCGTATTCCCAATCTGCTAATCAACGGTTCCTCGGGTATTGCAGTGGGCATGGCCACCAATATCCCGCCGCATAACCTGAATGAAATCGTCGACGGCTGCCTGCATCTGCTGCGCAATCCGCAAGCGACGGTGGATGAACTGATTGAATTGATTCCGGCACCGGATTTTCCGACTGCCGGCATTATCTACGGCATCCAGGGGGTGCGCGAAGGCTATCGCACCGGCCGCGGCCGCGTGGTCATGCGTGCCAAGACGCACTTCGAAGACATCGACCGGGGCCAGCGCCAGGCGATCATCGTCGACGAGCTGCCCTACCAAGTGAACAAGCGCACCCTGCTGGAGCGCATCGCCGAGCTGGTCACGGAAAAGAAGATCGAGGGCATCTCGGATATCCGCGACGAGTCGGACAAGTCCGGCATGCGCGTGGTGATCGAGCTCAAGCGCAACGAGGTGCCGGAGGTCGTCCTCAACAATCTGTACAAGAACACCCAGCTGCAGGA
Encoded proteins:
- the ubiG gene encoding bifunctional 2-polyprenyl-6-hydroxyphenol methylase/3-demethylubiquinol 3-O-methyltransferase UbiG, encoding MTLPSQTLSAHPDPLRRNADPKEIDKFSELAHRWWDPESEFKPLHELNPLRLGWIDGLAGLAGKRVVDVGCGGGILSESMARLGATVRGIDLSSKALKVADLHSLESGVAVTYEEIAAEALAAREPASVDVVTCMEMLEHVPDPASIVRACATLVKPGGQVFFSTINRNLKAYLLAIVGAEYVLNMLPRGTHDYDKFITPSELARFARNAGLDLIEMRGMTYNPLSQVYALGRDTDVNYMMAFRRVAA
- the ompA gene encoding outer membrane protein OmpA: MKKFAKLALVAATAVMAASAQAQSVPYEKKAVNDNWGNGTSEYVWKNGTNELCWRDSSWTPATANALCDGALAPAAPAPAPAPVAPPVVSSEKVTFAADTLFDFDKAVLKPEGKAKLDDLVSKLQGITLEVIIAVGHTDSFGSDKYNDRLSIRRAESVKAYLVSKGVEANRVYTEGKGKRQLKVDPKSCKGNRTAQIACQQPNRRVEVEVVGTRSAR